From the Theropithecus gelada isolate Dixy chromosome 16, Tgel_1.0, whole genome shotgun sequence genome, the window ccaaaacaCGAAACTTTTTGAGTACCTATATGATGCTCAAAGAAAATGCCCAATAGAACATTTAGGATTTCAGGGTTTTGCATTAAGGATGCTCAacaagtataatgcaaatattccaactCTGAAAAAACTTGAAATTTGAAACATGTCTGGTGCCAAGCATTTCAGATATGGGGTACTCAACCTGGATCACCACTATGAGCCCTATTACTCCAGGCATGCGGTGGAAAGACAGGTTGAGAACTTCTTGTCTAGAAACAACCACTGTATGTGTCTAAGAAGACCTTGAAGCAGTTTATGATGAGGACCACTTAAGTGTTTCACACTCTAGTAACCTCAGTATAACCAAGTTCACACTTACGGCCAACCACTTACTGCCACTAACGCTGTGTTAACTCCTGCATGCAAACTTGAAACATTCATGAAAGTGGGACATTTACTAATGTAGATGTGGCATTTCTAATCCTCCCAGAGAGTTCGGAACACATCTGGAAAATGCATTTCAATCCAGGCTAGAAGGATAAAGATAAATTGGGGTTTATGAAAAGCAAAGTTGCTCTGAGGGTGACGTTATGATCAGTGAGGAACAAATGGAAATGCTTTGGAAATTTAACCTAAAAAGGAGAAAACTGGAGCAAAGCAAAGGCAGTGCAGCCTGAAGGGCCTCTGTATGAGAATGGACTTCCTCAAATGGCTGTCATGGGCTGATACAGGATAGGGAAGATAGGATGTTCCTAGGGAGAAACAAAATCTGACTCACCATGAGGAAGGTGCTTTATGAAATGGGCTGCCTCTAGAGATAATCAGGGGATGGGTTCCAGTGTGAGCTGGTGTTGCTGACTGAGCCACATGCAAGAGCCAGATGGAGGGAATTGGATGAAATTACTTTGAGCTTCCCTCCCTGCATTCAGGTGCATGTAAGTCTAATAAATGGAAAATGATGTTGTTATATTGTTAACCAGTTTCTACTGCTGCCCTGTTCCTGATTTCCAGGCTTACACAAACAGGATAACAATCTGGCTCCTGAGTGGGCCCCTGCTTCAGCACCGGCTGGTGTTCTGAGCCTGCACTGGCTCTGATGTACCCAGACGCAGAATCGTATTGAGGTCCTGAGCCTTTTTCCTCAGTCAGAGTGAACAGAAGCAGGTTCCAAGCTGTTACGGGGTTAAAACCCTGGTGAGCCCCTTTATGGTATAAGAGAACAACTCTAAGATTTCCTCGAGACCTTGAATTACGGGAAAAGAATTATACGCTTGAGGAACCCTGATGACGGGTGCCTACTGATGACTCAGTGGAGATCacttttatttacattaattgagttttttttctttgtaaggtgagtgtgtgtgttttacttaaTATAAGTTTGCATTATGTTTAGAAATCTCTCATGATTTCTTCTAGTACTTTAGCACTTTCATtttccccagctttattgaggtatagttgGCAAATACAATTTAACATATATCAAGTGTACAACATgatgccttgatatgcatatattGTGAGCTGATTATCACAACCAAGTTAGTTAATAACCTATCACCTAACATAGTtactattttctgtgtgtgtaatGAGAACAATTAAGATCtactttttcagaaaatttcaagtactcaatacagtattattaactataatcaccatgcTAGTTACTAGATCCCTAGAACTTAGAACCAATGTCAGATTTTGGGATTTGACATGTACTATGGTCCTATGAGAAGTGACCACTGAGGGAAACTGAGTGAAGGGTACAGGAACTTTGTCTTATTCAACTTCATGTTAACCTATAGTTATTTCAAAATCTATAGttatttacaaaaagtaaaaaaaaaaaaatacaacagaggCTAATTGGTAGTAAAAGAGAGCCTGCTTGTGTTTGTCAATCAGGCATCTTTATCTCATTGACATTTTGTGATTACCTTCATGCATTTTTGAGTTATTATGATCCTTTCTTAAGAGAAAAGTAATCCTAGGTTGACAGAGTTTAAATACCATGTCTGAGATCATATGCAGTACAGTCAGGATTCAGCCTCAACTCTGCATAATTCTCAAGTCCACAGAATATACTCTACACTGAGCTGCTTCTGTTTAAATTAGTTTAAATCACATCATGGGAGGTagtttattaaaaacaatgttttgtgCTGGCAGTTATATTCCACAGCTTTCATACTATATGTGTTAGGttcaaaaatgtttcttaaattctTCTCCTGTTTCTACTATGAGACTGAATTCTGGCTTGGATAAAATCTCATTGGAGAATGCCAATCGAATGTTTTAATTGTGAGGGTATTTGACAACATGTACTCCTGTGTTGtgcagaaaaagagacagaaatacaTACCATTGTATTaataacaaatgaaaagagaTAAGCATTTTTGGTGCTTTTGAACACTATGAAGTTTTATTGAGGAACATCAAACAATTCCACATAAAAATTGATTCGACAGAATAACATTAGAAAGAAACATCTAGAAGGGtaacatttgaaattttatgtatattgaaTTAGAATAAAGAATTCTAAAACATGTGATGTGGAATTTGCCTGTAAATTCAGATTCAATAGTAATAAAAAGCTTctataaaagagaataaatactAATAAAGAGACTGGGCTTTTTCAAATCAGTCCATGCCTCTGTTTTCATGACATCAGGAAGTCCCCAAGTTCTCTGAATAGACGCTTTCTGCCTGAACTGAAGGATGGGGGAAAGAAGGTGCACAAATCCAGAGCAGGTCACTCAGCAGCAAGAACTGCCACAGCAGATGGGGCGGAAGCAGGTTGTTCTACAGCAGGTGGTCTGGCAGCAGGAAGGGCGGCAGCAGCCGGACGCATAGCAGTTGGGTCTACAGCAGCTGGAAATACAGCAGGAGGGCCGGCAGCAGGTGGGCAGGCAGCACACAGACTGACAGCACTGGGGCCTATAGCAGCTGGAAATacagcagctggggcggcagcaggtgGTCCTGCAGCAGGAAGTCTGGCAGCAACTGGGTCTGCAGCAGCTGGAGATACAGCAGGAAGGCCTGCAGCAACTGGAAAtgcagcagctggggcggcagcaggtgggctggcagcagctggagatacagcagctggggcggcagcaggtgGTCCTGCAGCAGGTGGTCTGGCAGCAGCTGGGTCTGCAGCAGCTGGAGATACAGCAGGAAGGCCTGCAGCAACTGGAAAtgcagcagctggggcggcagcaggtgGTCCTGCAGCAGGAAGTCTggcagcagctggggcggcagcaggtgGGCTGGCAGCACACGGACTGGCAGCACTGGGGCCTGCAGCAGCTGgacacacagcagctggggcggcagcaggtgGTCCTGCAGCAGGTGGTCTggcagcagctggggcggcagcagctCTCCTGGCAGAGATCTTGACCACAGCTCTGGTCAGAGCAGACAGAGCCACAACAAGAGTTGTTCATGGTGTCAGAGGGTGGAGTTTCTGGGTAGGTTTCCAGGAGAATGAGGTTCTGGAGTTTAGACGTCTCCTTGAGCCACAGCCTCTTATATACTGCCCCAGTTTCCTGTTGTcactatatttttcttgtttttgtttatttagttgtTAAATACTTATCAGATTACACATTAATGTTTGTCCATTTAATGGTTTAAAATCACTGGGAAGAAAATACTCTTGTCCAGATGTAATAAGATCTATACCATCTACTTTTCCTCGATTCTCACCTCAATGGCATCTTCTAGACTAAAattatcttcctcttcctccacacAGGGCTATCAAGTGATGCTTTGCATTTGGAATTACATTTCTCACTCTCTTTTCCTGTACCCCCACCAGAATGAGATTTAGTCAGTTACACTACCAATTACACGTTTCTTCCAACGACCAAGGGAGAGGAAAGCCCTTCTGCTCAGTGTGGCATCTGGCCTGGGATGAGAAGAAAACGTCCTATATTGTGTGTCATTTTTGAGCAATAAGGAAAGAGATAGCTCTTCCTTTATGTGACCTTGATCACCTCTACACCACTGGAATGGTTTCCCCGGATGTTTCAAACTTTGGGTCCTGTCCTACATCCTTAAATTTCGGTAGGCTACTCATCTGGATAGCTGGTGTTACTAAAAGGTCCTAGTTTCTTAAGTTCTCACTTTGCTGTCTTACAGGTTTGTGTCATGTCTCTCCAGCTGGTCTCTTGGATTCTAGAAGACATAGCCTCATTTTTATTCctcatctcatttttaattttgaatatttttcagtACAGCAAAAATGTTGAATGTTCAGAACTTGCATCTCATCAGAACTGAGTTCCAGTGCTGGGAAATTACCAGATTCATTTTTTCAATCAATCTGAAATGTCAGAAGACTTCAGCAGACTCCAGCTTACTGAATTAAGATTTTGCCTTATCCCCTAGTTAGTAGTGGGCAAACTCAGGCATGCCTTAGAATCATCTGGATGGCTTGTCAAAACACAGATTGCGAGGCCTACTTTCAGAGTTTCTGACTGCTGGGGAGAGACTTAGTTGTAAGAAGTGCCCAGATGATGTAAATGCTGAAGGTTCGATGGCCACACGCAGACACCTCTTGCTTTATTCTGTTCATTCAAGCTTTACAGAAGCACCTGGCTCAAGGTCCTGCCTTGTTTATAAAACAGAGGTGTTAAATGGATAATCTGAGAGACACAAGTTGCCAGCCATTGGGATTACAAATATGATGTAGATTCTCCTTCATGGGAGCCCACAGTTTACTAGAaggaacacacaaacacacacacacacacacacacacacacacatgcacagtatTATACTGTGATAAAGTAACCTCAAAGGAGCTCATCATAGTTTAATTAAAAGAATCATACTTAGAACAAATTAGCAAACATGACAATTTGCTggattaattaataaataaatattttaatttagtttgtatttatttttatgatatcataaaatttatatacactGAAAATGAACAAATCCCAAATGTActgtttgatgagttttgataaaCGGGTACATCCTTGTAACCCCCACACCTATCAAGATAGAGAATGACatcgtttggctgtgtccccacccaaatctcatcttgaattgtagctcccgtacTCCCCATGTGTGGTGCTGTGGTATCACGGGAGGGaaccggtgggaggtaattgaatcaagggggctgatttttcccatgctcttctcataatagtgaataagcctcgtgagatctgatggttttatgaagaccagttcccctgcacatgcttttTGCCTCTGCCGTGTAAGaggtgcctttgctcctccttcaccttctgccatgattgtgaggcctcccctgccatgtggaactgtgagtctttTTTAGAGACTcacagttaaacctctttttctttataaattacccagtctctggtatttcttcatgcagtatgaaaatggatgaGTACTGAGAACATCTTCATTATACTAGAAAATTCCCAAATGTCACTTCAGTAAACTCATCACTTCATAGAGGCAGCCATATGGGGAAATTATTAGCCATGTTCTAATAATTTTTCCACCATAGGTTAGTTTTGATTTGAAAATTCAAACAAATAATATTCAgcataattgtttttttctgtctgtcaTCTTTGCCTTGGTATGTGGCTGTGAGAGTCACAATGTTGATGCATGCATCACTAGTTCATTCAGAGCTATACTAATGATGGGCAGGGCTTCATTTTAACTGTACCAGCCAATGTCATGGTAGGGTCACCAACTGTTTCTCATTGCCCAGTCTGAGGGCATTCCCTGAACTCAGGGCTCTCATTGCTAAAACTAGGAAGTCCCAAGAAGTAAGAGACAAGTTGTTCACTCTATGATGGCGTCCTTAAATGTCTTAGTTAAGATCATTAAAGACCAAGCACCTTGCAATATTTCTATCACATTAACTTGTTTAGCAAACACTTGATTTACGAGTCTTTACTTTGTGCTGTGTTTGCAAAGCTGGAGAAGGTGAAAGATTGAAACAATTGTATTGTGAAACTACATGGAGTCCTGAAGAGGGAGGTGTTTATTTGATTTGCTGTATATCAGCGGctgaggaaaaatttaaaaaaataaaagaaaaaggttttgaCTATGAGGGGAGAGGTTTCTATATAAATTTATGGAAAACCCTATCACCACAGCTACAAAGGCAGGCACATTCTGAATGTAGGGAAATGTATGGAGAATCACAACCCCTCATCCACGGGTTCTACAAGTTGGTTGAATATTAGAGTCACTCAGGGAGTGTTAAAAACTACTGATGCCTGACTCTTGCTCAGAAACATTCTGACTAACTGCTGTGGGTTATGGCCTGGGCACCAGAATTTTTCAAGTTTCTCAGGTAAAGGGCAGCCAAGCTTGAGACCCATCTGCTTAAACTGTCTGTATGACATACATTGTATAATATTCAATTGGGAACAGAAGcaactaaaataattaaaatacaattggTAGTATCTATATAGTAGAGAAAATGATACTGGATTTTAAACACTGAATTTGAAGTATTGTAAACTAAAACACTGATAATTATCTTTGCTCTTTTAGAtgactctgataccaaaaccgaCAATCCCACATGGATGATAATGGAGCAATagggcatgaaccaccatgggAAATTCCTATAGACAGCACACTGGATTTTTACAAAATGAGCCTCAAAAGCAGGCGAGATGTCTGTCATTTCATGTATTTGCTGCTAAATTCTATTCACCGTCTGGTGAAGCATACTTGATATTAACTTGAGGACCACACACACAAGTTATGCCAAGTCTATCTAAACTGTTCTTCTTTTATTATATGGAGTAGTAGAAGGAGTGtaagtttttctttcatattcatttttaaattttaaactaattttattgTTGTCTTTTTAGAAGTTCATGATAAAAGACGTCACTTAGGTAAACATCAAGGAAATTAGAAGGAAGTGAACTCAACTGATATTTGCAATCAACACTGAAGAACATGTGTTGTGTTTACCCCGCAACCTGGACACATCCTTTAAAGAATGACATGGGAAATGGGCTTCTCTTGTCAGGTATCGCATCTGTTATGTTAGTGCTCTGACATTTTTGGAATGAAAACCTAGTATGCACTTTGGAgataaaatgtaatttcattAGGTGAGTTACTGTGACTTAGTTATAAGACTGTGAAATACATAGAGAGGCCTGCAAAAAGCATGTCTAATTGATAGATAAATTACCATATTTCCCATTCAATTAAGTtcctatttataataaaaatgaaattgtattaaaatatttaagaataagcATTAAACCATGTTACCATTCTTGGTATGAAGTGGTATGTGTAATTAgagcaatatttaaaataatatgaataccCATATGCCATTCGGGAAATCTCTTTGTTCTAAACTGTCTTCAATCACTGCTTtatcttgacttttaaaatttaaatacgaTGAGTATTTCAGTTCaccttggattttaaaaaaactttttaagtgaaaaacacatatactaaaaatgtataacatatatacattaattaattattgaTATAACGAATAATTATTAAGCAAGCATGTATGTACCCAAAGCCTTCGTCAAGAAATAGAATCTTGTCATCCATAAGAGGTGCTCCTATATATCTTTTCTTGACTGTATCTCCCTCCCCCCATTCTAGAGGTAATCACTATtctgattttaaatctttctactgtttttttataatttttcaaccTAGATATGCATCCATAATAATACAGTTtattttcccacattttaaaatgtaatctaaatggaatcatagtatgtgtattttgtgttttgattATCTTGCTCAACATTGTGTAAGAGCTGGGGCAGCAGCCTCTAAGTTAGCCCCATTATTTTCACTTCCTGGAGCTCACGGTCTTAAGTAGTTCCAACCCTTTGAGCAACTTACTTCTAACCAACATCATATGGTACATTGAATGATTAAGTTATCTTACAAAAGATTGTTACTTTCTTCTTGTTGGCCAGCTCTGGTTTGCTCTCACGCTCACTCTCATTGGGTTTGATGAAGCCAGCTGCTGTAAGAGACAGTGATCCATGTGGTAACAACTCGAAGACAGCCCCCATCCAACAGCCCACAAGGAACTGAGGCTCCCTCTAATTGTCCTTGGGAGCTGAATCCTGTCAACAACCACATAGTGAGCCTGGGTGTAGCTGCTTCCTAGTTGAGGCTTTAGATGAGACTCTAGTAACAGTGAACACCTTGATTACAGTCTTGAAAAACACTATGACGTAGAGAACATAGGTAAGGCATGCCTGAATTCTTGATCCACAGAAGCTGTGAGataatgtgtgttgttttaagctgtaaGTTGTGAAGTGATAATATAAGGCAACAGTAGATAACTAGTATAGATTTATCTGGTAACACACAGCCcatggaagaagaggaagggatcAAAAGGTGCAGAGaagggagaccgaggtgggtggatcacgtggtcaggagatcgagactatcctggctaacatggtgaaaccccatctctactaaaaatacaaaaagttagctgagcgtggtggcatgcacctgtagtcccagctactccggaggctgaggcaggagaattgcttgaacctgggaggcagaggttgcagtgagccgagatctagccactgcaccccagtctgggagacagagcaagactctatctcaaaataaataaaaagtacagaGAAGTGGAAATATTAAAATAGCTCTGGTCTTAAGGCCAAGCAGCTGACTATGTTTCGAGGGTGAGTCTTGGAGACACTCTGTTTACTAAAGCACTAAGGAATGAGCAGGTAAGAGAGTAACCAGCATCAATGAGAAATTTAGGAGTGCCTATTCCATAAGGTCAGCATTTGTGATAAAAAGTTTTGTTATAGAACTAAGCTTCCCAAGAGTAATGGGGATGATAAGATCTCAGAATAGCATAGCCAGGAGGCAACATTTAACTTTAAGAATTAGTGTAGGTATAATTATATGATATGCAGCAAGTGAAGAATGGCAAACTAGGCAGAGTATTTTGTGACTTACAGAGATCTATGATTATGGACTACAGAACATGGTGGTACTCAGAATAGGACATAGGTGGCCAAAAAGGCATAGGAATAGCTGTAGACTCTGTGGatcaatatctatatctatactcatatctatatctatatccatagctagctacatctatatctatataatctatatccacagctgacccttgaacagcaTGGGTTTGAACAACATGGGTCctcttatacatggattttcttctgcctctgtcaCTTCTCAGACAGCAACatcaacccctcctcttcctcattctACTCTCAGCCTAATCAACATGAAGGTGACCAAGATAAatacctttatgatgatccacttccacttagtaaacagtaaatatattttctcctcctTGTGATGTTCCTggtaacattttttcttctctaacttACATTAATGTAAGAATACAGAATACAATACATATAACACATAAAATGTGTGTTGATTGTTTAAGTTTTCTGTAAGGCTCTGGTCAACAATAGGTTATTAGTAACTGAGTTTTGGGAAAGTCAaagttattctttaatttttggtTGCACAGGATATTGGCACTACTAACACTTGTCTCATTTGAGGGCCAACTGTATATCTGTATCTCCATCTGTGTATATTTCAAGAGCTTAAGATTCAACGAGCAAAAAGATAAGTTGCTCCAATGGAAATTCATAATCCTTTATCCAGTTTCCAGATGTGAGTTGATTATTGGACCTAGAATGTATCAACTAAAGGAGAGGCCAGTCCTCCCAAAAACGGGGTCACAGTAAATAGTAGCCTCACTAGTCCTTTCCCATAGATACCCACAGCCATCTTCTCAGGGGAAAGTAGAATACCCATGCATTTGGATGCTGTTGGATACCAGATCTGAGTTGACATTGAAAGCTGGAAACCCAAAATGTGAACACAAACCCCATTAGGATCTCATAATCATGGTCAGAAAATAAATGGAGTCTTGGTGCAGGTTAGTCTTACAGTAGTTTCACAGGGTGCACAGACCCACCATGGGGTCATTTACCCAGTTCTCCAATGTAGAGTTCACCAGTAACCTTCCTTGACCTACGGAGTAAGAATTATTACAATAGGAAAGTCCCAATGGAAGCTCGTTACATTATCTGGGACCTCTCACACATTCTCCACACAAACGAGTggataaaagcaagaaattagAGACATATTCAAGACTTTAAAATGCAGGAGAGGTGAATACTGCCTTCATATGATTCACTAGTTCAGACCCAACAAAAACCATCTAGATCATGGCAGATGACAGTGGATGAATGCAAACcctatcaaataaaaatgtaattatagtcAATGTGATTGATGCATGTAGAATCGTTTCTGGGGCAAATGAGCACAGTCTCCAATATGGGGTATGTGGCAACCAAACTGGCAAATATATGCTTTTCAATAACCACCAGGAAGCAGCATAATAAGTGAATCCATTTCACCTGGAACAGACAGTGGTGGTAACACTCTGTGCTGAACCAGGGATATGTTAATTCTCCTGATCTTTGTCACAGTATCATCTCAAAAGATCTAGGCGTTGTGAACATCCTACAATACAGCATGTTGACCCACAATATTGATAATGCCATGTGAATCAGACTTGATG encodes:
- the LOC112609461 gene encoding keratin-associated protein 4-2-like isoform X2; this translates as MNNSCCGSVCSDQSCGQDLCQESCCRPSCCQTTCCRTTCCRPSCCVSSCCRPQCCQSVCCQPTCCRPSCCQTSCCRTTCCRPSCCISSCCRPSCCISSCCRPSCCQTTCCRTTCCRPSCCISSCCQPTCCRPSCCISSCCRPQCCQSVCCLPTCCRPSCCISSCCRPNCYASGCCRPSCCQTTCCRTTCFRPICCGSSCC
- the LOC112609461 gene encoding keratin-associated protein 4-2-like isoform X1; this translates as MNNSCCGSVCSDQSCGQDLCQESCCRPSCCQTTCCRTTCCRPSCCVSSCCRPQCCQSVCCQPTCCRPSCCQTSCCRTTCCRPSCCISSCCRPSCCISSCCRPSCCQTTCCRTTCCRPSCCISSCCQPTCCRPSCCISSCCRPSCCISSCCRPSCCQTSCCRTTCCRPSCCISSCYRPQCCQSVCCLPTCCRPSCCISSCCRPNCYASGCCRPSCCQTTCCRTTCFRPICCGSSCC